The Miscanthus floridulus cultivar M001 chromosome 7, ASM1932011v1, whole genome shotgun sequence genome includes a region encoding these proteins:
- the LOC136467095 gene encoding DNA repair protein RAD5A-like isoform X1 yields the protein MGKEREEQVAMVRAVLGEGTPEMDIIRALHMAGDDPTKAINILLDLNHMAAPPLPPTPTPSLSPSPSPSPPPGKPAKALVDSTLPSKAPTRPMPTAEKSKPAAPTTNGGGGEHWWLVGSAEMAGLSTCKGRRIASGDAVTFTFPNATAAAGKSRPGRPALASCSSEIMRFSTPSHGEVGRIPNEWARCLLPLLKENKLKVKGSCKSAPEVLTIMDTILLSVSIYINSSMFHDQKQSAPKAARVAPDDSTFHPLPALFKLIGFAPFIKAAFTPEDLYSRKRPIETKSSIGAAATKLTSERLRLSSDGNEDDHGEETVSDSDLDDIIGISDRSALEEMAPPDSLLSDLRSYQKQALHWMLQLEKGSSSQDAATTLHPCWEAYKLEDKRELVLYLNVFSGDATTEFPSTLQLSRGGILADAMGLGKTIMTIALLLSDSSKGCITTQNAAQIPREASGLGESHDAVKKLASPFSFSKHKKPKAPLIGGSNLIICPMTLISQWKAEIEAHTKPGTVNIYVHYGQNRPKDASIIGQSDIVLTTYGVVSSEFSMDGSTENGALYSVHWFRVVLDEAHMIKSSKSLISLAAAALTADRRWCLTGTPIQNNLEDLYSLFRFLKVEPWRNWALWNKLVQKPYEEGDERGLKLLQSILKPIMLRRTKNSTDKEGRPILNLPPANIEVKYCVLSEAEKDFYEALFRRSKVKFDQFVEQGRVLHNYASILELLLRLRQCCDHPFLVMSRGDTQEFADLNKLAKRFLRGGNGAVNGDSSCIPSRAYIEEVVQELQKGEGECPICLEAFEDAVLTPCAHRLCRECLLSSWRSATAGLCPVCRKSMSKQDLITAPTDNRFQIDVEKNWVESSKISALLQELEVLRSSGAKSIVFSQWTSFLDLLQIPLSRNNFSFARLDGTLNLQQREKVIKEFSEDKGILVLLMSLKAGGVGINLTAASNAFVMCLMRCLLKDPWWNPAVEEQAVMRIHRIGQTKTVSIRRFIVKGTVEERMEAVQARKQRLISGALTDQEVRTARIEELKMLFS from the exons ATGGGGAAGGAGCGGGAGGAGCAGGTGGCCATGGTGCGCGCGGTGCTCGGCGAGGGCACGCCGGAGATGGACATCATCCGTGCTCTCCACATGGCCGGCGACGACCCCACCAAGGCCATTAACATCCTCCTCGACTTAAACCACATGGCTGCGCCACCTCtcccgccgacgccgacgccgtcgctgtctccctctccctcgccctcCCCTCCGCCGGGGAAACCCGCTAAAGCTCTCGTCGACTCAACCCTACCAAGCAAAGCCCCTACCCGGCCCATGCCCACGGCAGAGAAATCTAAGCCCGCCGCACCCACAACCAACGGTGGCGGCGGGGAGCACTGGTGGCTGGTGGGGAGCGCCGAGATGGCGGGGCTGTCCACCTGCAAGGGCAGGCGAATTGCCTCAGGGGACGCGGTCACCTTCACCTTccccaacgccacagccgccgcGGGCAAGAGCCGTCCCGGCCGTCCCGCCCTAGCTTCCTGCTCCTCCGAGATCATGCGCTTCTCCACCCCGAGCCACGGGGAG GTGGGTCGCATCCCCAATGAGTGGGCAAGgtgcctccttccccttctcAAGGAGAACAAGTTAAAAGTCAAGGGCTCGTGCAAATCAGCTCCCGAGGTGCTTACCATTATGGACACTATCCTCTTGTCAGTGAG TATATATATCAACAGCTCAATGTTTCACGATCAAAAGCAATCGGCGCCCAAGGCAGCTCGGGTTGCTCCAGATGACTCCACATTTCACCCCCTACCTGCACTTTTCAAATTGATAGGGTTTGCTCCTTTTATAAAG GCCGCTTTTACTCCAGAAGATCTTTATTCCAGGAAGCGACCAATTGAAACAAAG AGCAGTATAGGAGCGGCTGCCACAAAGTTGACATCCGAGAGATTGAGGTTGTCTTCTGATGGAAATGAAGACGATCATGGTGAAGAAACTGTTTCAGATTCAGATTTGGATGATATAATTGGGATCTCAGACAGATCTGCACTAGAG GAAATGGCTCCCCCTGATTCTCTGTTGAGTGATCTACGCTCTTATCAAAAGCAGGCACTTCATTGGATGCTGCAGCTTGAGAAAGGTAGTTCTTCCCAGGATGCCGCTACAACCCTTCACCCTTGTTGGGAAGCATACAAACTTGAGGACAA GAGGGAGCTAGTTTTGTACTTGAACGTGTTTTCAGGCGATGCTACAACTGAATTTCCTAGTACATTACAACTTTCTAGAGGAGGG ATTCTGGCAGATGCAATGGGACTGGGGAAGACTATTATGACGATAGCTCTTCTTCTTTCTGATTCTAGCAAAGGGTGCATCACAACTCAGAATGCTGCTCAGATCCCTAGAGAAGCTAGTGGGTTGGGTGAATCGCATGATGCTGTGAAGAAGCTTGCTAGTCCTTTCTCTTTTAGCAAACACAAGAAACCTAAGGCCCCACTTATTGGAGGAAGCAATCTAATTATCTGTCCAATGACACTAATTAGTCAGTGGAAG GCGGAGATTGAAGCTCATACTAAGCCAGGCACTGTGAATATATATGTTCACTACGGACAAAACAGGCCAAAAGACGCGAGCATCATTGGTCAGAGTGATATTGTCCTGACTACATATGGTGTCGTGTCATCAGAATTTTCAATGGAT GGTTCAACGGAAAATGGGGCTTTGTACTCTGTACATTGGTTCAGAGTTGTGCTTGACGAAGCACACATGATAAAATCTTCTAAAAGTTTGATATCCCTGGCTGCGGCTGCTTTGACTGCAGATCGGCGCTGGTGTCTCACTGGTACACCAATTCAG AACAACTTGGAGGATTTGTACAGCCTTTTCCGGTTTTTGAAAGTTGAACCATGGAGGAACTGGGCTTT GTGGAATAAACTTGTACAGAAACCATATGAAGAAGGTGATGAAAGGGGCTTAAAGCTATTGCAGTCCATTTTGAAGCCAATAATGCTGAGAAGGACTAAAAACAGCACAGACAAGGAGGGCAG GCCAATCCTTAATTTACCCCCTGCAAATATTGAAGTAAAATACTGTGTTTTATCTGAGGCCGAGAAGGATTTCTATGAAGCTCTATTTCGAAGATCTAAG GTAAAATTTGATCAATTTGTTGAGCAAGGAAGGGTTCTGCACAACTATGCTTCAATTTTGGAGTTACTTTTACGCCTAAGACAATGCTGTGATCATCCATTCCTTGTTATGAG TCGTGGGGATACGCAAGAGTTTGCAGACCTAAACAAGCTTGCAAAGCGTTTTCTGCGTGGTGGTAATGGTGCTGTTAATGGTGATTCTTCTTGCATTCCCTCTAGAGCTTATATCGAAGAGGTTGTCCAAGAATTGCAAAAGGGTGAAGGGGAGTGCCCTATTTGCCTGGAAGCCTTTGAGGATGCAGTATTAACTCCCTGTGCCCACCGTTTATGCCGAGAGTGTCTCTTATCTAGTTGGCGGAGTGCAACAGCAGGCCTTTGCCCTGTCTGTAG AAAGTCAATGAGCAAGCAGGACCTTATAACTGCACCTACTGATAACCGCTTTCAAATTGACGTTGAAAAAAATTGGGTTGAATCTTCCAAGATATCTGCTCTCCTGCAGGAGTTGGAGGTTCTTCGCAGTTCAGGTGCCAAGAGTATCGTGTTTAGCCAGTGGACTTCATTTTTAGATCTGTTGCAAATTCCACTTTCTAG GAATAATTTCTCATTTGCTAGGCTGGATGGGACATTGAATCTTCAGCAAAGGGAGAAAGTTATCAAGGAGTTCTCAGAGGACAAAGGCATTTTG GTTCTGCTTATGTCTCTGAAGGCTGGCGGTGTTGGAATCAATCTTACTGCTGCTTCTAATGCATTTGTCATG TGTCTTATGAGATGTTTGCTTAAGGACCCTTGGTGGAATCCTGCTGTGGAAGAGCAAGCTGTCATGCGCATCCATCGAATTGGTCAAACGAAGACTGTTTCTATCAGAAGATTCATTGTGAAG GGCACCGTCGAAGAACGCATGGAGGCCGTGCAGGCTCGAAAGCAGCGATTGATTTCTGGAGCTTTGACTGACCAAGAAGTCCGCACTGCACGTATAGAAGAACTGAAGATGCTTTTCTCTTGA
- the LOC136467095 gene encoding DNA repair protein RAD5A-like isoform X2 produces MGKEREEQVAMVRAVLGEGTPEMDIIRALHMAGDDPTKAINILLDLNHMAAPPLPPTPTPSLSPSPSPSPPPGKPAKALVDSTLPSKAPTRPMPTAEKSKPAAPTTNGGGGEHWWLVGSAEMAGLSTCKGRRIASGDAVTFTFPNATAAAGKSRPGRPALASCSSEIMRFSTPSHGEVGRIPNEWARCLLPLLKENKLKVKGSCKSAPEVLTIMDTILLSVSIYINSSMFHDQKQSAPKAARVAPDDSTFHPLPALFKLIGFAPFIKAAFTPEDLYSRKRPIETKSSIGAAATKLTSERLRLSSDGNEDDHGEETVSDSDLDDIIGISDRSALEEMAPPDSLLSDLRSYQKQALHWMLQLEKGSSSQDAATTLHPCWEAYKLEDKRELVLYLNVFSGDATTEFPSTLQLSRGGILADAMGLGKTIMTIALLLSDSSKGCITTQNAAQIPREASGLGESHDAVKKLASPFSFSKHKKPKAPLIGGSNLIICPMTLISQWKAEIEAHTKPGTVNIYVHYGQNRPKDASIIGQSDIVLTTYGVVSSEFSMDGSTENGALYSVHWFRVVLDEAHMIKSSKSLISLAAAALTADRRWCLTGTPIQNNLEDLYSLFRFLKVEPWRNWALWNKLVQKPYEEGDERGLKLLQSILKPIMLRRTKNSTDKEGRPILNLPPANIEVKYCVLSEAEKDFYEALFRRSKVKFDQFVEQGRVLHNYASILELLLRLRQCCDHPFLVMSRGDTQEFADLNKLAKRFLRGGNGAVNGDSSCIPSRAYIEEVVQELQKGEGECPICLEAFEDAVLTPCAHRLCRECLLSSWRSATAGLCPVCRKSMSKQDLITAPTDNRFQIDVEKNWVESSKISALLQELEVLRSSGAKSIVFSQWTSFLDLLQIPLSRNNFSFARLDGTLNLQQREKVIKEFSEDKGILVLLMSLKAGGVGINLTAASNAFVMDPWWNPAVEEQAVMRIHRIGQTKTVSIRRFIVKGTVEERMEAVQARKQRLISGALTDQEVRTARIEELKMLFS; encoded by the exons ATGGGGAAGGAGCGGGAGGAGCAGGTGGCCATGGTGCGCGCGGTGCTCGGCGAGGGCACGCCGGAGATGGACATCATCCGTGCTCTCCACATGGCCGGCGACGACCCCACCAAGGCCATTAACATCCTCCTCGACTTAAACCACATGGCTGCGCCACCTCtcccgccgacgccgacgccgtcgctgtctccctctccctcgccctcCCCTCCGCCGGGGAAACCCGCTAAAGCTCTCGTCGACTCAACCCTACCAAGCAAAGCCCCTACCCGGCCCATGCCCACGGCAGAGAAATCTAAGCCCGCCGCACCCACAACCAACGGTGGCGGCGGGGAGCACTGGTGGCTGGTGGGGAGCGCCGAGATGGCGGGGCTGTCCACCTGCAAGGGCAGGCGAATTGCCTCAGGGGACGCGGTCACCTTCACCTTccccaacgccacagccgccgcGGGCAAGAGCCGTCCCGGCCGTCCCGCCCTAGCTTCCTGCTCCTCCGAGATCATGCGCTTCTCCACCCCGAGCCACGGGGAG GTGGGTCGCATCCCCAATGAGTGGGCAAGgtgcctccttccccttctcAAGGAGAACAAGTTAAAAGTCAAGGGCTCGTGCAAATCAGCTCCCGAGGTGCTTACCATTATGGACACTATCCTCTTGTCAGTGAG TATATATATCAACAGCTCAATGTTTCACGATCAAAAGCAATCGGCGCCCAAGGCAGCTCGGGTTGCTCCAGATGACTCCACATTTCACCCCCTACCTGCACTTTTCAAATTGATAGGGTTTGCTCCTTTTATAAAG GCCGCTTTTACTCCAGAAGATCTTTATTCCAGGAAGCGACCAATTGAAACAAAG AGCAGTATAGGAGCGGCTGCCACAAAGTTGACATCCGAGAGATTGAGGTTGTCTTCTGATGGAAATGAAGACGATCATGGTGAAGAAACTGTTTCAGATTCAGATTTGGATGATATAATTGGGATCTCAGACAGATCTGCACTAGAG GAAATGGCTCCCCCTGATTCTCTGTTGAGTGATCTACGCTCTTATCAAAAGCAGGCACTTCATTGGATGCTGCAGCTTGAGAAAGGTAGTTCTTCCCAGGATGCCGCTACAACCCTTCACCCTTGTTGGGAAGCATACAAACTTGAGGACAA GAGGGAGCTAGTTTTGTACTTGAACGTGTTTTCAGGCGATGCTACAACTGAATTTCCTAGTACATTACAACTTTCTAGAGGAGGG ATTCTGGCAGATGCAATGGGACTGGGGAAGACTATTATGACGATAGCTCTTCTTCTTTCTGATTCTAGCAAAGGGTGCATCACAACTCAGAATGCTGCTCAGATCCCTAGAGAAGCTAGTGGGTTGGGTGAATCGCATGATGCTGTGAAGAAGCTTGCTAGTCCTTTCTCTTTTAGCAAACACAAGAAACCTAAGGCCCCACTTATTGGAGGAAGCAATCTAATTATCTGTCCAATGACACTAATTAGTCAGTGGAAG GCGGAGATTGAAGCTCATACTAAGCCAGGCACTGTGAATATATATGTTCACTACGGACAAAACAGGCCAAAAGACGCGAGCATCATTGGTCAGAGTGATATTGTCCTGACTACATATGGTGTCGTGTCATCAGAATTTTCAATGGAT GGTTCAACGGAAAATGGGGCTTTGTACTCTGTACATTGGTTCAGAGTTGTGCTTGACGAAGCACACATGATAAAATCTTCTAAAAGTTTGATATCCCTGGCTGCGGCTGCTTTGACTGCAGATCGGCGCTGGTGTCTCACTGGTACACCAATTCAG AACAACTTGGAGGATTTGTACAGCCTTTTCCGGTTTTTGAAAGTTGAACCATGGAGGAACTGGGCTTT GTGGAATAAACTTGTACAGAAACCATATGAAGAAGGTGATGAAAGGGGCTTAAAGCTATTGCAGTCCATTTTGAAGCCAATAATGCTGAGAAGGACTAAAAACAGCACAGACAAGGAGGGCAG GCCAATCCTTAATTTACCCCCTGCAAATATTGAAGTAAAATACTGTGTTTTATCTGAGGCCGAGAAGGATTTCTATGAAGCTCTATTTCGAAGATCTAAG GTAAAATTTGATCAATTTGTTGAGCAAGGAAGGGTTCTGCACAACTATGCTTCAATTTTGGAGTTACTTTTACGCCTAAGACAATGCTGTGATCATCCATTCCTTGTTATGAG TCGTGGGGATACGCAAGAGTTTGCAGACCTAAACAAGCTTGCAAAGCGTTTTCTGCGTGGTGGTAATGGTGCTGTTAATGGTGATTCTTCTTGCATTCCCTCTAGAGCTTATATCGAAGAGGTTGTCCAAGAATTGCAAAAGGGTGAAGGGGAGTGCCCTATTTGCCTGGAAGCCTTTGAGGATGCAGTATTAACTCCCTGTGCCCACCGTTTATGCCGAGAGTGTCTCTTATCTAGTTGGCGGAGTGCAACAGCAGGCCTTTGCCCTGTCTGTAG AAAGTCAATGAGCAAGCAGGACCTTATAACTGCACCTACTGATAACCGCTTTCAAATTGACGTTGAAAAAAATTGGGTTGAATCTTCCAAGATATCTGCTCTCCTGCAGGAGTTGGAGGTTCTTCGCAGTTCAGGTGCCAAGAGTATCGTGTTTAGCCAGTGGACTTCATTTTTAGATCTGTTGCAAATTCCACTTTCTAG GAATAATTTCTCATTTGCTAGGCTGGATGGGACATTGAATCTTCAGCAAAGGGAGAAAGTTATCAAGGAGTTCTCAGAGGACAAAGGCATTTTG GTTCTGCTTATGTCTCTGAAGGCTGGCGGTGTTGGAATCAATCTTACTGCTGCTTCTAATGCATTTGTCATG GACCCTTGGTGGAATCCTGCTGTGGAAGAGCAAGCTGTCATGCGCATCCATCGAATTGGTCAAACGAAGACTGTTTCTATCAGAAGATTCATTGTGAAG GGCACCGTCGAAGAACGCATGGAGGCCGTGCAGGCTCGAAAGCAGCGATTGATTTCTGGAGCTTTGACTGACCAAGAAGTCCGCACTGCACGTATAGAAGAACTGAAGATGCTTTTCTCTTGA
- the LOC136465662 gene encoding F-box protein SKIP23-like: MAQPPNLKKRSLPLPDWRSGLPEDLLESIGQRLASGHDVASFRSACSPWRDAVLFATFESLLLLPFDPDSDRVGFYCVLEKKGLSKMLSDVRNKVACGSSCGWLVLMDEAASVTLLNPFIGARAPRVELPPVGEHVAAASSSECVSRVHGRWVLHPTNGYGDADAVGRAIKLEDIRDVFFCEIVLSASPDAVGRKCVAMAMLGCSTDVAFFRIGVDSAWTLLDTKLEFSVGSIVHCQDKFLVIDCTGEISVYSSNATDAIPTATLLPSLSPPAGLCHRSYMESNGELHIVGAMVSTFHETQSFTYSSAIYKCNLHDHTSEWSRVRDIGDQTLFVSKHFNESFSGTSISKYKENKIYISEPLYGDSYDLIHRLEIVDITTSASEVKPVQKKIQSYEALGWIRSDL; this comes from the coding sequence atggctcagcctcccaatctCAAGAAAAGGTCTctacctctccctgactggagatctggcctgccagaggatcttcttgagtccatcgggcagcgtcttgCGTCAGGCCACGACGTGGCAtccttccgatccgcttgctccccatggcgtgACGCTGTCCTGTTCGCGACCTTCGAGTCActcctgctgctcccgttcgaccccgactcggaccgcgtcggcttctactgcgtccTAGAGAAGAAGGGCTTGTCCAAGATGCTGTCCGACGTGCGCAAcaaggtggcgtgcggctcctcATGTGGGTGGCTGGTgctcatggacgaggcggcgTCCGTGACACTGCTGAATCCATTCATCGGTGCCCGTGCCCCCCGTGTTGAGCTCCCGCCAGTAGGTGAACACGTCGCGGCGGCGTCCTCATCGGAATGCGTGTCTAGGGTCCAtggccggtgggtcctccatcccaccaacggctacggAGACGCGGATGCCgtaggcagagccatcaagctagaagacataaGGGACGTGTTCTTCtgtgagatcgtgctctcggcgtCGCCTGACGCCGTCGGCCGcaagtgcgtggccatggccatgcttgggtgctccacggatgTCGCGTTCTTCCGGattggagtcgacagcgcatggacgctgctcgacaccaaattggagttctccgtggggtctatcgtccactgccaagacaagttcttggtgattgactgcactggagaaatctccgtctACAGTAGCAACGCCACCGACGCTATTCCAACCGCGACGttgctgccatcgctgtcgccacctgcggggctctgccaccgcagctatatggaatcaaacggtgagctacACATTGTGGGTGCTATGGTGAGCACAttccacgagacacagagcttcacctatagcagcgcgatctacaagtgtAACCTTCACGACCATACGTcggagtggtccagggtgagggacatcggtgatcagacactgttcgtgtctaaacattttaatgaaagcttcagtggaacaagtatatccaagtacaaggagaacaaaatctacatatctgagccattgtatggggattCATACGACTTGAtccatcgactggagatcgttgatattacTACCagcgcatccgaagtgaagcccgtccagAAAAAGATACAGAGTTacgaggctctaggttggattcgatcTGATCTCTGA